In the Gossypium arboreum isolate Shixiya-1 chromosome 10, ASM2569848v2, whole genome shotgun sequence genome, one interval contains:
- the LOC108487285 gene encoding protein PIN-LIKES 6-like, whose amino-acid sequence MERILSAVGGGGESLLGSIKIAVLPIAKVFTMCFLGFLMASKYVNILPANGRKLLNGLVFSLLLPCLIFSQLGQAITLQKMLDWWFIPVNVVLGSLVGSLIGFIVVTVVRPPYPYFKFSIVQIGIGNIGNVPLVLIAALCRDTSNPFGDTDTCTTQGTAYISFGQWVGAIILYTYVFNMLAPPVEGTFDLEDASLPLKIPQKDVSPERAPLLVQEDASVDSDNSDTKGKIKSFLVFIYEKLKLKQILQPPIIASILAMILGAVPFLKKLIFTSDAPLYFLTDSCIILGEAMIPCILLALGGNLVEGPGPGSSRIGLKTLAAIIFGRLCLVPPAGLGIVMMADKLGFLPAGDKMFRFVLLLQHSMPTSVLSGAVANLRGCGKESAAVLFWVHIFAVFSMAGWIILYLNILF is encoded by the exons ATGGAGAGGATTCTGTCGGCGGTAGGTGGAGGAGGAGAGTCTTTGTTAGGTAGCATAAAGATTGCAGTTCTGCCGATAGCcaaagtgttcaccatgtgtttTCTGGGCTTTTTAATGGCTTCCAAGTATGTTAATATCTTGCCTGCTAACGGCCGAAAGCTTTTAAACGGG TTGGTGTTTTCTCTTTTGCTTCCGTGTTTGATCTTCTCTCAACTGGGACAAGCTATTACTCTGCAGAAAATGCTTGATTG GTGGTTCATACCTGTGAATGTTGTTCTCGGCTCTTTGGTTGGCTCACTCATAGGTTTCATTGTTGTAACCGTAGTCAGGCCTCCCTACCCATACTTCAAGTTCTCAATCGTACAAATCGGGATTG GAAACATTGGGAATGTACCACTTGTTCTGATTGCAGCTTTATGTAGAGATACATCAAATCCTTTTGGGGACACAGACACTTGTACCACTCAGGGAACTGCATATATTTCATTTGGACAGTGG GTTGGCGCAATCATTCTATACACATATGTATTTAATATGTTAGCTCCTCCCGTGGAAGGTACCTTTGACCTTGAAGATGCAAGTCTTCCCCTTAAGATCCCTCAGAAGGATGTCTCTCCTGAGCGAGCTCCATTGCTGGTGCAAGAGGATGCATCAGTGGATTCAGATAATTCAGATACGAAAGGAAAG ATTAAAAGTTTTCTTGTTTTTATTTATGAGAAGTTAAAGCTCAAACAGATTCTTCAACCTCCTATTATTGCTTCA ATTCTAGCCATGATTCTTGGTGCAGTGCCGTttctaaagaaattaatatttacAAGTGATGCTCCACTTTATTTCTTGACAGATAGCTGCATTATTCTTGG AGAAGCCATGATTCCATGCATTTTGCTGGCACTAGGAGGCAACCTTGTTGAGG GACCCGGACCAGGAAGTTCAAGAATTGGTTTAAAAACACTTGCTGCTATAATTTTTGGGCGTTTATGCTTGGTGCCTCCTGCAGGACTTGGTATTGTGATGATGGCTGATAAGCTTGGTTTTCTTCCTGCTGGTGATAAGATGTTTCGATTTGTTCTTCTTCTTCAGCATTCAATGCCAACATCTGTGCTTTCTG GTGCCGTTGCTAATTTAAGAGGCTGTGGAAAGGAGTCAGCTGCTGTGCTGTTTTGGGTTCACATTTTTGCAGTTTTCTCTATGGCAGGATGGATAATTCTCTATTTGAACATACTTTTCTAA